A single region of the Bacillus cereus genome encodes:
- a CDS encoding ABC transporter ATP-binding protein — protein sequence MFALETKDLTKKYKKKLAVNEVTISLEEHKIYGLLGRNGAGKTTLLNLLAGQIISSSGSVAVFGENVFENSKAMQNICFVKVKENINLSSKVKDVFYLCNMFYENWDQEYAEELIKKFQLSAKEKYYDLSHGMQTIVGIIKGLASRAPITIFDEPTTGLDAAHRELFYELLLEDYGEYPRTIILSTHLVEEVSHVIENVIILKEGSLAVQSSVEDFLEKGHIISGHKDKVTNFLMGKNVVKQELYGNKEISAIWEDLSARDYELIETEGLEIDRVTLQKLFIYLTDNEVK from the coding sequence ATGTTTGCACTTGAAACGAAAGATTTAACAAAAAAATATAAAAAGAAACTAGCTGTAAATGAAGTAACAATTTCATTGGAAGAACATAAAATATATGGTTTGCTTGGAAGAAACGGAGCGGGGAAAACAACATTATTAAACCTTCTTGCTGGTCAAATTATTTCAAGTAGTGGAAGTGTAGCTGTATTTGGCGAAAATGTATTTGAAAATAGTAAAGCGATGCAAAATATTTGTTTCGTAAAGGTGAAAGAAAACATTAATTTAAGTAGTAAGGTAAAAGATGTTTTTTATTTGTGTAACATGTTTTATGAAAATTGGGATCAAGAATATGCTGAGGAACTTATTAAAAAATTTCAATTGAGTGCAAAAGAAAAATATTATGATTTATCCCATGGTATGCAAACAATTGTTGGTATTATTAAAGGTTTAGCTAGTAGAGCACCAATTACTATTTTTGATGAGCCGACTACCGGTTTAGATGCAGCACATCGAGAGTTGTTTTACGAATTGCTATTGGAAGATTATGGTGAATATCCACGAACAATCATCTTATCAACACATTTAGTTGAGGAAGTGTCCCATGTTATAGAAAATGTAATCATATTAAAAGAAGGATCATTAGCTGTTCAATCCTCTGTGGAAGATTTTTTAGAAAAAGGACACATAATATCAGGACATAAAGATAAAGTGACAAATTTTTTAATGGGGAAAAATGTTGTAAAACAAGAGTTGTATGGGAATAAAGAGATTTCTGCGATATGGGAAGATCTTTCTGCTAGAGATTATGAGCTGATAGAAACTGAAGGGTTAGAAATAGACAGAGTAACACTGCAAAAACTATTTATTTAT
- a CDS encoding GntR family transcriptional regulator — MKPTLEQNKLIYIQIAETIESDILKDILLEEEQVPSTNQFAKMLQINPATAAKGVNLLVDEGILYKKRGIGMFVTKGAKEVVLKKRQNTFMTEYLPKVWEEAKVLEISKDELMDMIHKITKEGKE, encoded by the coding sequence GTGAAACCTACTCTAGAACAAAATAAGTTAATATACATACAAATTGCAGAAACAATTGAATCTGATATTTTAAAAGACATATTACTTGAAGAAGAACAAGTTCCTTCGACAAATCAATTTGCGAAGATGTTACAAATTAACCCGGCTACAGCTGCAAAAGGAGTAAATCTACTAGTAGATGAGGGGATTTTATATAAAAAGAGAGGGATCGGGATGTTTGTTACAAAGGGAGCAAAAGAAGTCGTACTAAAAAAAAGACAAAATACTTTTATGACCGAGTATTTACCTAAAGTGTGGGAAGAAGCAAAAGTACTAGAAATATCAAAAGACGAATTGATGGACATGATACACAAAATTACGAAGGAGGGGAAAGAGTAA
- a CDS encoding DinB family protein, translated as MELVYKISYFRMYDHYLPKLTQVIKCLNAEDLWKREGEANSIGGIVLHICEHVKRNTIRYSNPNVNFEKGIEEYFPKKALNFEMLLEIVEKVFREWGNRYIKACKGRTDIDLHSLLHLVEHTSYHLGQVVDRTKSLKRERFNFCQNGINEKDLRTKIENTEIFRRGSFIIE; from the coding sequence ATGGAGCTTGTTTATAAAATTTCTTATTTCAGAATGTATGATCATTATTTACCAAAGCTAACACAAGTAATAAAGTGTTTAAATGCGGAAGACTTGTGGAAAAGAGAAGGTGAGGCTAATTCAATTGGAGGTATAGTATTACATATCTGCGAACATGTAAAAAGAAATACGATTCGTTACTCGAATCCAAATGTGAATTTTGAAAAGGGGATTGAAGAGTACTTTCCAAAGAAGGCATTAAATTTTGAAATGCTGCTGGAAATTGTAGAAAAAGTATTTCGTGAATGGGGAAACAGGTATATAAAAGCATGTAAAGGAAGAACCGATATTGATTTGCATAGCTTATTACACTTAGTCGAGCACACAAGTTATCATTTGGGGCAAGTAGTAGACCGAACGAAATCTTTAAAGCGAGAGAGGTTTAACTTTTGTCAAAATGGTATCAATGAAAAAGATTTAAGAACGAAGATTGAAAATACGGAAATTTTCAGAAGAGGGTCATTCATTATCGAATGA
- a CDS encoding DUF4825 domain-containing protein, with protein sequence MNYMNKIAGVMLTIFLFVTACSNGGRIKEISDIGPADFKKYTWTYVGNNSDVSAIVKSLPGGETVQSISLKNEKVAVKYGEKKNDKLTEDMIETYWFDEKDTMKKNFLFNAIYLAILVPNAKGYEFQLETKNFTLKREELLPILYKEFNDFPKGDQIWNKGIIMNFFYGNLEKIVALVNNKDFRKQFFDEHPIQETK encoded by the coding sequence ATGAACTATATGAATAAAATAGCGGGTGTTATGCTAACAATTTTTTTATTTGTTACTGCTTGTTCTAACGGAGGGAGAATAAAAGAAATATCAGATATTGGACCAGCGGATTTTAAGAAATATACGTGGACGTACGTTGGAAATAATTCTGATGTGTCTGCAATTGTTAAAAGTTTACCTGGTGGTGAAACAGTTCAAAGTATAAGCTTGAAAAATGAGAAAGTCGCAGTGAAATACGGTGAAAAAAAGAACGATAAATTAACAGAAGATATGATTGAGACGTATTGGTTTGACGAAAAGGATACGATGAAAAAGAACTTTCTCTTTAATGCTATTTATCTTGCAATTTTAGTACCAAATGCGAAAGGGTATGAGTTTCAGTTGGAAACTAAGAATTTTACACTGAAAAGAGAAGAACTCTTACCCATACTGTATAAAGAATTTAATGATTTTCCGAAAGGTGATCAAATATGGAATAAGGGAATCATAATGAACTTCTTTTATGGTAATTTAGAAAAAATAGTAGCGCTTGTTAATAATAAAGATTTCCGGAAACAATTCTTTGATGAACATCCTATACAGGAAACTAAGTGA
- a CDS encoding YrzI family small protein, translating to MTINVLFLSITIQRNTLSKAEMLHNEQIEKAMDRVKERQAHYCDHL from the coding sequence ATGACTATTAACGTATTGTTTTTAAGTATTACGATTCAAAGAAACACACTTTCAAAGGCTGAAATGCTTCATAATGAACAAATTGAAAAAGCAATGGATCGTGTTAAGGAGCGCCAAGCACATTATTGCGATCACTTGTAA
- a CDS encoding YrzI family small protein, producing the protein MTFHIFFFTTALQKKTLSEAEIFHKQQLKQTMDKITDIKSSYYTQMY; encoded by the coding sequence ATGACTTTTCATATTTTCTTTTTTACGACTGCACTTCAGAAAAAAACTTTATCTGAAGCTGAAATCTTTCATAAACAACAATTAAAACAAACTATGGATAAAATAACGGACATTAAAAGTTCGTATTATACACAAATGTATTAA
- a CDS encoding YrzI family small protein has product MKFKAFFLTITIQKRKSSKTEILREQHIKNIMDEVKERQSSYYNRLY; this is encoded by the coding sequence ATGAAATTTAAAGCTTTCTTTTTAACGATTACCATTCAAAAGCGTAAATCTTCAAAAACTGAAATCTTACGTGAACAACATATCAAAAACATTATGGACGAAGTGAAAGAGCGCCAGTCCTCTTATTACAATCGTCTTTACTAA
- a CDS encoding YrzI family small protein, with protein sequence MKFKAFFLTITIQKRKPSKAEILREQQIKNIMDDVKERQSSYYNRLY encoded by the coding sequence ATGAAATTTAAAGCTTTCTTTTTAACGATTACCATTCAAAAACGTAAACCTTCAAAAGCTGAGATCCTACGTGAACAACAAATTAAGAATATTATGGATGATGTGAAAGAGCGCCAGTCCTCTTATTACAATCGTCTTTACTAA
- a CDS encoding YrzI family small protein gives MKFKAFFLTITIQKRKPSKVEILREQQIKNIMDDVKERQSSYYNRLY, from the coding sequence ATGAAATTTAAAGCTTTCTTTTTAACGATTACCATTCAAAAACGTAAACCTTCAAAAGTTGAAATCTTACGTGAACAACAAATTAAAAATATTATGGATGATGTGAAAGAGCGCCAGTCCTCTTATTACAATCGTCTTTACTAA
- a CDS encoding YrzI family small protein — MKFKVFYLTITIQKNKFSKSDMLHEQQIKQAMDNVKERQSHYCSHL, encoded by the coding sequence ATGAAATTCAAAGTATTCTATTTAACGATTACCATTCAAAAAAATAAATTTTCTAAGTCTGATATGCTTCATGAACAACAAATTAAACAGGCTATGGACAACGTAAAAGAACGACAAAGTCATTACTGTAGTCACCTGTAA
- a CDS encoding YrzI family small protein yields the protein MKFHLFFLTITIQKETITENEIKQEQQYKKIIDEIRDRRSKYYTHL from the coding sequence ATGAAGTTTCACCTTTTCTTTTTAACCATTACGATTCAAAAAGAAACTATCACTGAAAATGAAATTAAACAAGAGCAACAGTATAAAAAGATTATAGATGAAATTCGTGATCGTAGAAGCAAGTACTACACTCACCTATAA
- a CDS encoding AI-2E family transporter — MKSKVHFWTLEVLMVVGIIFICTKISFLFQPIGIFISTLFFPILIALFLYFIFNPLLVFLENKKVPRGLAILLLYLFIITLTGVAIGVVVPTISQQLMDLVKNMPTYIKEGKVYIQDLSHHRLFEWLSTQNYVSIETIEKNAIEYLKEIPNTLTSSATALFGIITNVALVIFTVPFILFYMFKDGHAFPGKAVSVLPESYREEGLRIIKETNETLSAYIQGQALVCMFIGAFTFTGYLIIGLPYAFVLGIIAALTNIIPNLGPFIGAAPAVIVGLFVSPMQALYVIIIVTIVQQFESNIISPRIMSSKLNIHPLTIIILILGVGNFAGIIGMILAVPVYAVTKTVVSNLVRLFKTKRSNRK, encoded by the coding sequence TTGAAATCGAAAGTGCACTTTTGGACATTAGAAGTGCTGATGGTTGTAGGAATTATATTTATTTGCACAAAAATATCGTTTCTATTTCAACCGATTGGTATCTTCATATCAACATTATTTTTCCCAATTTTAATCGCGTTATTTTTATACTTCATTTTTAACCCATTGTTAGTCTTTTTGGAGAATAAAAAAGTACCGAGAGGTTTAGCGATTTTACTACTGTATCTTTTTATCATTACATTAACTGGAGTTGCTATTGGAGTAGTTGTTCCAACAATCTCACAACAGCTAATGGATTTAGTGAAAAACATGCCGACTTATATAAAAGAGGGAAAAGTATACATACAAGATCTATCCCATCATAGATTATTTGAATGGCTATCTACACAAAACTACGTTTCCATTGAGACAATTGAGAAAAATGCAATTGAATACTTAAAGGAAATACCAAACACACTTACGTCGAGTGCAACGGCTTTATTTGGTATTATCACGAACGTAGCATTAGTTATTTTTACAGTACCGTTCATTTTATTTTATATGTTTAAAGATGGACATGCATTTCCAGGTAAGGCCGTTAGTGTATTACCAGAGTCTTACCGTGAAGAAGGACTTCGTATCATAAAGGAAACGAACGAAACATTATCTGCATATATTCAAGGTCAAGCACTCGTTTGTATGTTTATTGGCGCCTTTACATTTACTGGTTATTTAATCATCGGTTTACCGTACGCTTTCGTTTTAGGGATCATCGCAGCACTTACAAATATAATTCCGAACTTAGGTCCTTTTATCGGAGCAGCACCAGCTGTTATTGTCGGTCTATTCGTATCTCCGATGCAAGCTCTGTACGTAATTATTATTGTAACAATTGTACAGCAGTTTGAAAGTAACATTATATCTCCACGTATTATGAGCTCGAAATTAAACATTCATCCGTTAACGATTATTATCCTTATTTTAGGAGTAGGTAACTTTGCTGGAATTATCGGAATGATTTTAGCGGTGCCTGTTTATGCGGTAACGAAAACAGTTGTTTCGAACCTAGTGAGATTGTTTAAAACGAAACGAAGTAATCGGAAATAG
- a CDS encoding HNH endonuclease, producing the protein MTQCIICRKDTKELSEQYVIPEILCGYYFTNSICDSCHEHMTTNIDRPLIRHKLSQYKIEQMKKQIDSPLYTNEHGEELAAAETDVVEVSDEILYSNALIMKLCKKHDISLHNEIWKEERVTKVASSIQRELLLDNRKYKMSVLKMAYTFAVQTIDGYFDDPDAIDISTILLNADFMELKEKSIVRDLSKSSLWNTLNTTSENHYFILLSDKDGLFCFIRLFDIFDVVVHLSEKRYDLPSPIVGVNNVDKKGFFVESLKQYMDGLFKETKPSI; encoded by the coding sequence ATGACCCAATGCATCATTTGCAGAAAAGATACGAAAGAACTTAGTGAACAATATGTCATACCAGAGATATTATGTGGATATTATTTCACAAACTCCATTTGTGATTCCTGTCATGAACACATGACAACAAATATTGACCGTCCTTTAATTAGACATAAATTAAGTCAATATAAGATTGAGCAAATGAAAAAACAAATCGACTCCCCTCTCTATACGAATGAACATGGTGAGGAGCTGGCGGCCGCTGAAACGGATGTAGTCGAAGTAAGTGATGAAATACTTTATTCCAATGCATTAATTATGAAACTATGTAAAAAGCACGATATTTCATTACATAATGAAATTTGGAAAGAAGAGCGCGTAACAAAAGTAGCTAGTTCTATTCAACGTGAATTGCTTTTAGATAACCGTAAATATAAAATGAGTGTATTAAAAATGGCTTATACTTTTGCTGTACAAACAATTGATGGCTACTTTGACGATCCAGATGCGATTGATATTTCTACCATTCTATTAAATGCCGATTTCATGGAATTAAAGGAAAAGAGTATCGTTCGTGACTTAAGCAAAAGTTCTTTATGGAATACATTAAATACCACGAGTGAAAACCATTACTTTATTTTACTTAGTGATAAAGACGGGCTGTTCTGCTTCATTCGCCTATTTGATATTTTTGACGTTGTTGTTCATTTATCAGAAAAAAGGTACGATCTTCCATCACCAATTGTCGGCGTAAATAATG